Proteins found in one Strix aluco isolate bStrAlu1 chromosome 29, bStrAlu1.hap1, whole genome shotgun sequence genomic segment:
- the GTPBP3 gene encoding 5-taurinomethyluridine-[tRNA] synthase subunit GTPB3, mitochondrial produces the protein MALRRPLSAAGRRWAQRLCSAAWGDTIFAVSSGHGRCGVAVIRTSGPGSRGALLSLTGRPELPPPRVLALRRIRDPDTAEPLDRGLVVWFPGPRSFTGEDCAELHVHGGPAVLSGVLRALGRLPGLRPAEPGEFTRRAFRRGKLDLTAAEGLGDLIRAETEAQRRQALRQMDGELGRLYQRWSETLTRALAHLEAYIDFSEDDNVEEEVLSQVDAIVRALEQEIGAHLRDGRRGELLRGGVHAVIAGPPNVGKSSLLNLLCQRPAAIVSPVAGTTRDVVEVALNVGGYPLVLSDTAGLRDATDPVEREGVSRARDRLQHADLVLAVLDATAVPPEPAGLGAALGSLLPPPAPPCILVLNKADLLQEEGGPLRDACARGDPLPPTTLLSCKTGEGLDHLLELLARQLARLCGDPLAGSPSLTQSRHSLHLGDCAAALAQYGRERRRDLGLAAERLRLARRHLGRITGHVGAEDVLDIIFRDFCIGK, from the exons ATGGCGCTGCGGAGGCCGCTGAGCGCGGCGGGAcggag GTGGGCGCAGCGCCTGTGCTCCGCGGCGTGGGGGGACACCATCTTCGCCGTCTCGTCGGGCCACGGGCGCTGCGGGGTGGCCGTTATCCGCACCAGCGGCCCGGGCAGCCGCGGGGCCCTGCTGAGCCTCACCGGGCGCCCCGAACTGCCCCCACCCCGCGTCCTGGCCCTGCGCCGCATCCGGGACCCCGACACCGCCGAGCCCCTGGACCGCGGCCTCGTCGTCTGGTTCCCAG GTCCCCGGAGCTTCACCGGGGAGGACTGTGCCGAGCTGCACGTGCACGGCGGGCCGGCGGTGCTGAGCGGGGTGCTGCGGGCGCTGG GCCGCTTGCCCGGGCTACGTCCCGCCGAGCCCGGGGAGTTCACGCGCCGAGCGTTCCGCCGCGGGAAGCTGGACCTGACGGCGGCCGAGGGGCTGGGGGACCTGATCCGGGCGGAGACGGAGGCGCAGCGGCGGCAGGCGCTGCGGCAGATGGACGGCGAGCTGGGCCGGCTCTACCAGCGCTGGAGCGAGACCCTCACCCGG gCTCTCGCCCACCTTGAAGCCTACATCGACTTCAGCGAGGATGACAACGTGGAGGAAGAGGTCTTGTCCCAAG TGGATGCCATCGTGCGGGCGCTGGAGCAGGAGATCGGTGCCCACCTGCGGGACGGGCGCCGCGGGGAGCTGCTCCGCGGGGGGGTCCACGCCGTCATCGCCGGCCCCCCCAACGTGGGCAAGAGCAGCCTGCTCAACCTGCTGT gcCAGCGTCCGGCAGCCATCGTGTCGCCGGTGGCGGGGACGACGCGGGACGTGGTGGAGGTGGCCTTGAACGTCGGCGGTTACCCCCTGGTGCTGAGCGACACGGCCGGGCTCCGCGATGCCACCGACCCCGTCGAGCGGGAGGGGGTCAGCCGCGCGCGGGACCG GCTGCAGCACGCAGACCTGGTGCTGGCCGTGCTGGACGCCACAGCGGTGCCCCCCGAGCCggccgggctgggggctgccctggggtccctgctgcccccccccgcgcccccctgCATCCTGGTGCTCAACAAGGCCGATCTGCTGCAAGAGGAAGGGGGGCCCCTGCGTGACGCCTGCGCCCGGGGAGACCCCTTGCCCCCCACCACCCTCCTCTCCTGCAAGACGGGCGAGGGCCTCGACCacctcctggagctgctggcGCGGCAGCTGGCGCGACT atgtGGAGACCCCCTGGCAGGCTCGCCCAGCCTGACGCAGAGCCGGCACAGCCTCCACCTGGGCGACTGCGCGGCTGCGTTGGCACAGTACGGCCGGGAGCGCCGGCGGGACCTGGGGCTGGCGGCCGAGCGGCTGCGCTTGGCCCGGCGGCATTTGGGCCGGATCACCGGCCACGTGGGCGCCGAGGACGTCCTCGACATCATCTTCAGGGACTTCTGCATCGGCAAGTGA